Genomic window (Salinigranum halophilum):
CGAGCGGCCGCTCAGGCTCGAAGACGTCCGCCGCGTCCTGGGTCGAACCGAGGTCGTCGGGGCATCTGTCGCGCTGTTCGTCAGCGGTGGCGTCGAAGGCGGGCTGTTCACCTGGCTCCCGTACTACGCCCGGACCGTCCTCCCGCCGTCGACGGCGAATCTCACGCTGTCGGTGTTCGTCCTCGGTTACATCCCCGGCCGCCTCGTCTACAGCCGGATCACCGAACGCGTCGGCTACCTCCCGCTCGTCATCACGCTCTCTGTCGGCGGGGCGGGCGTCCTCGCGGCCGTGTTGACGCTCACGGGGACCCCCCTTCTGGTGGCCGTGTTCCTCCTCGGCGTCCTGTGGTCCGGGGTGTTCCCGACGCTCGCCGCCTACGCCATGTCCGCGGTGCCCTCTTACGGCGGGCCGGTGAACGCGGTGACGACCGGGGCGGGCTACTTCGGCCTCGCGGTCTTTCCGCCGCTGATGGGCGTCGTGCTCGAACGGAGCGGGGTCGAAGCCGCACTCTCGGTCCTGCCGGTGCTGGCGGCGGCGACCGGGCTGTGTCTCGTCGCGACGTTCCTCGCCGTGCGTCGTCGGGGCCACGCTGCCCCGGTGTGACGACCGGAACCCGGGGGTTATGGTTCGAGCGTCCCTCCCCTCTCGTATGTGTGGTCGTTACACCCTGTTCACCCCGCAGGCCCGGCTCGAAGAGCGGTTCGACGCCTCCTTCGCTCGCGACGTCGCGCCACGCTACAACTGCGCCCCCGGACAGG
Coding sequences:
- a CDS encoding MFS transporter, which produces MSTARLTERGTWLLVVCWFVAVDAVGLQLRGPLLSSLEAEFGASPALLGLVAPAGTVGFVVALLAMGSVAGRVDIARTMRFGVVAVAVCVAVLAFVPSFLVYLGVLVLRGVATGAFRALDRPLLSHLYPDARGRVFNLYDFAWAVGATLGPVLVVAALAIGSWRLAYGVLALGFVPVAVALWRLDFPELSGVERPLRLEDVRRVLGRTEVVGASVALFVSGGVEGGLFTWLPYYARTVLPPSTANLTLSVFVLGYIPGRLVYSRITERVGYLPLVITLSVGGAGVLAAVLTLTGTPLLVAVFLLGVLWSGVFPTLAAYAMSAVPSYGGPVNAVTTGAGYFGLAVFPPLMGVVLERSGVEAALSVLPVLAAATGLCLVATFLAVRRRGHAAPV